One part of the Ursus arctos isolate Adak ecotype North America unplaced genomic scaffold, UrsArc2.0 scaffold_14, whole genome shotgun sequence genome encodes these proteins:
- the LOC113250138 gene encoding olfactory receptor 7A17-like yields METDNDTAISKFLLLGFSEDPEVPSLIFALFLSMYLITVFGNLLIIMAVSSDSHLHTPMYFFLANLSFVDICFTSTTVPKMLWNIQTQRKVITYAGCITQMYFFIIFGDCDDFLLTVMAYDCFVAICHPLHYTVIMNPRLCGLLVLVSWVISVLNSLLQSLMVLHLHPHHMEPDNDTGISEFLLLGFSEKPEFQPLLFGLFLFMYLITVFGNLLLILAVSSDSHLHTPMYFFLANLSFVDICFTSTTIPKMLWIIQTQSKVISYEGCITQMYFFIIFADCDDFLLTMMAYDRFVAICHPLHYTVIMNPKLCGLLVLLSWIISALNSLLQSLMVLRLSFRTEVEIPHFFCELNQVIGHACSDTFLNDMMMTFGIVLLGGAPLAGILYSYSKIVSSIHKISSAQGKYKAFSTCVSHLSIVSLFYCTSLGVYLTSPATQSSHASAVASVMYTVVTPMLNPFIYSLRNRDIKRALKRIIGVPVM; encoded by the exons ATGGAAACAGACAATGATACAGCGATTTCaaagtttcttcttctgggattttctgAGGATCCAGAAGTGCCGTCTCTCATATTtgctcttttcctctccatgtacctgatcactgtgtttggaaaccttcTCATCATCATGGCCGTCAGctcagactcccacctccacacacccatgtacttcttcctggccaacctgtcctttgtagacatctgtttcacctccaccactgtccccaagatgctgtggaacatccagactcagaggaAAGTCATAACCTATGCAGGCTGCATCACCCAGATGTACTTCTTCATAATCTTTGGTGACTGCGATGACTTTCTCCTGACCGTGATGGCCTATGACTGCTtcgtggccatctgtcaccccctgcactacacggtcatcatgaacccccggctctgtggactgctggttctggtgtcctgggtCATCAGTGTTCTCAATTCCTTGTTACAAAGCTTAATGGTGTTGCATCT tcATCCCCACCACATGGAACCAGACAATGATACAGgaatttcagagtttcttcttctgggattttcgGAGAAACCAGAATTTCAGCCCCTCCTATTCGGGCTTTTCCTCttcatgtacctgatcactgtgtttggaaacctgttgctcatcctggccgtcagctctgactcccacctccacacccccatgtacttcttcctggccaacctgtcctttgtagacatctgcttcacctccaccaccatccccaagatgctgtggatcatccagactcagagcaaagtcataTCGTATGAAGGCTGCATCACGCAGATGTACTTTTTCATAATCTTTGCAGACTGCGATGACTTTCTCCTGACCATGATGGCCTATGACAggtttgtggccatctgtcaccccctgcactacacggtcatcatgaacccaaagctctgtggactgctggttctgcTGTCCTGGATCATCAGTGCTCTTAATTCCTTGTTACAGAGCTTAATGGTGTTGCGGCTGTCCTTCCGTACAGAGgtggaaatcccccactttttctgtgaactcaatcagGTCATCGGGCATGCCTGTTCTGATACCTTTCTTAATGACATGATGATGACTTTTGGAATTGTACTGCTGGGTGGTGCTCCCCTGGCTGGAATCCTTTATTCCTActctaagatagtttcctccataCATAAAatatcatcagctcagggcaagtataaagcattttccacctgtgtgtCTCACCTCTCtattgtctccttattttattgtaccaGCCTAGGGGTGTACCTGACCTCTCctgctacccagagctcccacgcaagtgcagtggcctcagtgatgtacacggtggtcacccccatgctgaaccccttcatctacagcctgaggaacagagacataaagagggctctgaaaAGAATCATTGGGGTTCCAGTGATGTAA
- the LOC113249276 gene encoding olfactory receptor 7A17-like produces MEPDNDTGISEFLLLGFSEKPELQPLIFGLFLSTYLITVCGNLLLILAVSSDSHLHTPMYFFLANLSFVDICITSTTIPKMLWNIQTQSKVIIFAGCITQMYFFLLFAGWDDFLLTVMAYDRFVAICHPLHYMVIMNPQLCGLLILLSWIISVLNSSLQSLMLLRLTFCTGMEIPHFFCELNQVIGHACSDTFLNDMVMNFATVLLAGTPLAGILYSYCKIGSSIHRISSAQGKYKAFSTCASHLSVVSLFYCTSLGVYLSSAATQSSHASAVASVMYTVVTPMLNPFIYSLRNIDIKRALKRIIGVPVM; encoded by the coding sequence ATGGAACCAGACAATGATACAGgaatttcagagtttcttcttctgggattttcagagaaaccagaactgcagcccctgatatttgggcttttcctctccacgtacctgatcactgtgtgtggaaacctgctcctcatcctggccgtcagctctgactcccacctccacacccccatgtacttcttcctggctaACCtctcctttgtagacatctgtatcacctccaccaccatccccaagatgctgtggaacatccagactcagagcaaagtcataATCTTTGCAGGATGCATCACGCAGATGTACTTTTTCCTACTCTTTGCAGGTTGGGATGATTTTCTCCTGAccgtgatggcctatgaccgctttgtggccatctgtcaccccctgcactacatggtcatcatgaacccccagcTCTGTGGGCTGCTGATTCTGCTGTCATGGATTATCAGTGTTCTTAATTCCTCGTTACAGAGCTTAATGTTGTTACGGCTGACCTTCTGTACAGGCATGGAAATCCCCCACTTCTTCTGTGAACTCAATCAGGTCATTGGGCATGcctgttctgacacctttcttAATGACATGGTGATGAATTTTGCAACTGTCCTGCTGGCTGGTACTCCCCTGGCTGGAATCCTTTACTCCTACTGTAAGATAGGTTCCTCCATACATaggatctcatcagctcagggcaagtataaagcattttccacctgtgcatctcacctctcagttgtctccttattttattgtacgagcctaggagtgtaccttagctctgctgctacccagagctcacacgcaagtgcagtggcctcggtgatgtacacggtggtcacccccatgctgaaccccttcatctacagcctaaGGAACATagacataaagagggctctgaaaAGAATCATTGGGGTTCCAGTGATGTAA